Genomic window (Saccharomyces cerevisiae S288C chromosome X, complete sequence):
TAATCTTGGGtaagttttcttgttgttaTGAGTGGTACCCATACCACCACCAACAAAAACATTATAACCCTCCACGATTTGAGTTTCTGGGTTAACTATAGCAACTAAACCGACATCGATAGATAATACATCCACATCGTTATATGGAGGAACGGCGATGTTGAATTTAAACTTTCTTGGCAGATAAGTTGGACCGTAAATTGGTTCAATATCGACCAAAGCGTTACCGCTAACTAGagtcttcttttttcttggaccatcttttctgttttcaaaaatagaTGGCCAGGATGGATCATCGTCCTGTTCTTCTGGGCCCTCCAGCCAAACTTCGTGGTAGGCCGTAGTCTTTGGTAAGAAATGATCAGAAATCAATTTTCCCATATCAGCGATTTGTTGGTGAACCTTGGCATTGGTTGGTAGAGCAGAAACCATGACATTTCTGTTCACGTCACCTGCAGCAGCTAATGTATCCATAAGAACTGCATTCATTCCTCTCAATGTGTGTTTCAAGTTCTTCTTTAGCACACCATGAATCTGGAAGGTTGCCCTTGTTGTTAATTTCAGGGTACCATTGCCTGAAGTATCAGATAAGTGATCCAGAGCAAGCCATTGTTGTGGAGTGGTCTTACCACCTGGTAAACGAGCTCTTGCCATAAACATATAGTATGGCTCTAAGCCTTGTGACTTACGTATTTCTCTAATGTCACGATCGTCTTGGGTGTAAATACCGTgaaatttcattaattGTTCATTAGCGTGAGTAACACCACCTGAAGAAGTATCCTTTAAGTTCTCACTGATAGTACCTCTCAAGAAATTAGATTCTCTCTTAATATCCTCGTTTGTAACAGGTTTTGGCTCATCATCAACAGCAGCGCCGGAAACACCAAGAGCTTCCCATAATTTAGGTTCCCACTCAGAATAAGCAGTTTGGAAACCATCAGCATCTTGATCATCACCCAGTCCCAAGGGAATTAGGGCTTTGGCACTCAATAATTCCAAGCGCTTAAATAAATCCTGTGAAGGCTTGTTAAAATAatgtttatcttctttACGTGGCCAATACTCAGAATCACCGAGACCAAAAACAGCAACATTCAAACTAGCTAAATCCAAGTCGGTGTCATTTTTCAGAGCTTCCCAGAAAGACTTACCGTCTTGGGGGAATTCACCTTGCCCAGCCGTGGAAGTAATGAAAACTACATTCTCTTCACCAGGTaattcttccaaaataaTGTCATCCATGGACAGAACAGTAGCCTTTAAACCTCTTGCAGATGCCCTTGCTGCTAGTCTCTTTGCCAAGTTTGCAGCATTACCACCGTCAGAAGCATAATAGACGTGTAGCGGTGGGCCGGACAAACCCTCCAATAACTGATCGAAGGCAGccttgcttcttttttcttgtttcctTGTCAACGCATCACCAGCAGATTGCTTTAGATTTCTTGACAAAGATGGATCTTTTCTGGTTAATAGGGTAAGCTTATTCTCACGGTCTAAGAAGTCCTGTAATTGTTTTCTGATAACCGAAGAATCCAAGCTAAATGCCTCCTTATCTGTTGATGGATCGTCATAAACAGGATTAAACCTATACAATGGCCAGTAACCAGATTCAACGGCGTTTTTGGTTTCCTTTAAGACTTCTAATGGAGTATCATTTTCGGAATTATACGGCAAATAAGCCAAGACAATAGAAGGACCATTGTATTTAGATGCCTCTATTATTGCAGTCAATAGTTGGGTGTAAGAAGCATATACTGCTACAGAGGCAACATAGGCACTGTAATAATTCATGGCGTACAAACCAACATCTTTCTTTCTATCCTGGTTTTGCTTTCTATGGTCATATGGCTCTGAATCAATCAATAAAACATTAATGTTTTTACGGGAGGATAAAACCTGTTGAATACCTGAGTGACCCAAATCATAAGACCAGGCATCGGAGCCAATTAGCCAGCttgatttgaaaataaaagaatcGCTTGTTGGAGCTATCTTTAAGAATTTTAAGACAGTAGAGGAATCTTGATTAGATTGTAATAACTGAAATATTTCCAAACCTGTCGCATTGGCCTCTTGTAATTGAGCTTCGTCAAGATCGCGTCCATTGAATGACAACCATTTAGATAATAGTTGAACAATTTTATTTGCATCCTCGGACAAGTAAAGACTTGGATCAAGAGAGGTTTTTGCTAAGCTGATCAATTCTTCACGCTGGGCTTCTTGTTTTAAAAAGCGTCCAAAACCAAATTCTGGATTACTTGGTTCAATTGTCTCACTGGAAAATTGATTCAAAATTTGTagatttgatgaaaataactGTTTTAGCACTTTGATATAGGCGTCTTCTAAGTTCACAACTTTTTTGACAGAAGAAATAAGTTGAGTAACTTCAGCTTGTTCCTCAGCCTTTTCATTGGATTCACCTAAAAATAAGTTATTATCTGGTTCCTTCTTGTTAATATTCGATATGACGGTGTTGATAACGTTGCCATAATCATTCACATTACCAATATTAGTCAACACTACCTGCTCGATGTTCCTAGAAACTAATTCATTAAAATTGCCAAAGAAGTCCAAAAGAAATGGTTGAAATTCGTTTGATTGCGATTTCTTAGAGACACCCTGTAAAACGGCGATTTTGGTAACAGAAGATGGCAGTATTTCCAAGAACTTGGAAAAATTCCATGGTCTGTATACTCTAATCTTGATCAATCCTACGTTTGAAGGCAATACGCTACTGAATTCCGCGTCATATGGTGACAGGTTAACAATGACAGTGGTAATTGACTCTTTACCTTTAACCAGTTCAAAATTTGTCAATGAATCAGTAGCTTCTGATAATGCTACTTTAGTCTCTTCGTTAGCAATCTCCAAGGTAGGAAAGTCGATGTCTTGTTCAATAGCTGTACTCGTGCCAATTTTCTCCAAGttaagaaaatggaaaactGGGGTCAGAGAACTTGTAGCAATCTTATAAGAAGAGTCCGCGTTTGAAATTGCAGTTTGCAAATCAGAAGATATTAAGATGGGGAAAGAAAGATCCTTTAACGCAGGAATTGCGGAATAATCTTGCAAATTCAAATCCACTGTAATCACCAATGGAAGTTTATTAGGAAGAGAATATAGATGGTGGATGGATTTGACCAAAGTAGTTTCATCTGTAAAAACGGTAGTTAAAATGTCCTTAGAGAGTTGATCTTTGATGGTATTCAATGGATCTTGATTGTTCAATAGATGAGTAGCATCTGTGGCAACAGATTCTAGCCCTTTGAAGGATGAATGACTATTTTTTGTGCTAGTAGTGTAGAACACTTTATTTTGGGGAGCACTAGAGGAATATTGCGCCAACAATTGTGGGAGCGTCAAGAGGTCAGAAGCAGTCATTCGCcaatcttttgtttttctctGGTTCCCGTTCCCTACTGTTACTTTATTAGTATATAAGGGATCTGAATAAATATCAAGAcgatggaaaaaaaataacaagcAAAGGAACCTTTCTATATCCCAATTTTATTTCACATTAAAAACTATCGTCTTCCAACACTTTATATAACTGCTTGCAGCGGCCAGTAATTCGTCGCATCTCCATGACTCAAATTTTCCAGTGTCTCTTAGCAGTTAAACCATTCCTGCCTCTGTGTGGTGGTAATTGTGGCATTATGAGTTAAGAGATAATACGCACGTGATGAAATTCATTCTGTGAAATATCACGTGGACAAATTATATTACCCGGATTCATAAATCCACGTATTTTACCTGCATCTTTATTGAGTGCTTAGTAAAAGTCAGTTGGTGAAATTCCGCAGATAAAACAGCATATTAGTTGCCTGAAAATAGCCTTATGTGTTGGTTTGATACGTCTTTGTCATTATATACCCAAAGGTTTGTAGTTCATGTTGCGGGTTGGTATGAATAAATTTTTCGTATTTAGTGATTATAATACTTATTACCCATTTCGGCGGCTAATAAGGAATCTGCTAAGATAGGTAAATGTACAATACCATCAATGGCTTctaaaagttttcaaagaagtGGGATAAGGGATGAAAGTTGTGCGTGTGTTGGTTACTTAGGTTCTAATTTGGCTTCAATTTGAAGTGAGATGTTTTGTTTAACATTAGTTTCAAATTAACAGCTTTTGTgagaaaatatattttgGATGAATAGCAGAAAATAGAAATCTGgaaataaacaaaacagAGCCAAAATTCTAAGCTTAATAACATGA
Coding sequences:
- the MET5 gene encoding sulfite reductase (NADPH) subunit beta (Sulfite reductase beta subunit; involved in amino acid biosynthesis, transcription repressed by methionine), whose amino-acid sequence is MTASDLLTLPQLLAQYSSSAPQNKVFYTTSTKNSHSSFKGLESVATDATHLLNNQDPLNTIKDQLSKDILTTVFTDETTLVKSIHHLYSLPNKLPLVITVDLNLQDYSAIPALKDLSFPILISSDLQTAISNADSSYKIATSSLTPVFHFLNLEKIGTSTAIEQDIDFPTLEIANEETKVALSEATDSLTNFELVKGKESITTVIVNLSPYDAEFSSVLPSNVGLIKIRVYRPWNFSKFLEILPSSVTKIAVLQGVSKKSQSNEFQPFLLDFFGNFNELVSRNIEQVVLTNIGNVNDYGNVINTVISNINKKEPDNNLFLGESNEKAEEQAEVTQLISSVKKVVNLEDAYIKVLKQLFSSNLQILNQFSSETIEPSNPEFGFGRFLKQEAQREELISLAKTSLDPSLYLSEDANKIVQLLSKWLSFNGRDLDEAQLQEANATGLEIFQLLQSNQDSSTVLKFLKIAPTSDSFIFKSSWLIGSDAWSYDLGHSGIQQVLSSRKNINVLLIDSEPYDHRKQNQDRKKDVGLYAMNYYSAYVASVAVYASYTQLLTAIIEASKYNGPSIVLAYLPYNSENDTPLEVLKETKNAVESGYWPLYRFNPVYDDPSTDKEAFSLDSSVIRKQLQDFLDRENKLTLLTRKDPSLSRNLKQSAGDALTRKQEKRSKAAFDQLLEGLSGPPLHVYYASDGGNAANLAKRLAARASARGLKATVLSMDDIILEELPGEENVVFITSTAGQGEFPQDGKSFWEALKNDTDLDLASLNVAVFGLGDSEYWPRKEDKHYFNKPSQDLFKRLELLSAKALIPLGLGDDQDADGFQTAYSEWEPKLWEALGVSGAAVDDEPKPVTNEDIKRESNFLRGTISENLKDTSSGGVTHANEQLMKFHGIYTQDDRDIREIRKSQGLEPYYMFMARARLPGGKTTPQQWLALDHLSDTSGNGTLKLTTRATFQIHGVLKKNLKHTLRGMNAVLMDTLAAAGDVNRNVMVSALPTNAKVHQQIADMGKLISDHFLPKTTAYHEVWLEGPEEQDDDPSWPSIFENRKDGPRKKKTLVSGNALVDIEPIYGPTYLPRKFKFNIAVPPYNDVDVLSIDVGLVAIVNPETQIVEGYNVFVGGGMGTTHNNKKTYPRLGSCLGFVKTEDIIPPLEGIVIVQRDHGDRKDRKHARLKYTVDDMGVEGFKQKVEEYWGKKFEPERPFEFKSNIDYFGWIKDETGLNHFTAFIENGRVEDTPDLPQKTGIRKVAEYMLKTNSGHFRLTGNQHLVISNITDEHVAGIKSILKTYKLDNTDFSGLRLSSSSCVGLPTCGLAFAESERFLPDIITQLEDCLEEYGLRHDSIIMRMTGCPNGCSRPWLGELALVGKAPHTYNLMLGGGYLGQRLNKLYKANVKDEEIVDYIKPLFKRYALEREEGEHFGDFCIRVGIIKPTTEGKYFHEDVSEDAY